A single Natrinema pellirubrum DSM 15624 DNA region contains:
- a CDS encoding FecCD family ABC transporter permease, producing the protein MGEAQSVEGHRSAREREGWVTGRLVLFCLASTVITVVAGLVQVSFGEYSMTFLEAWQAVFEPSVIFNLHAWSAFLFGTDLPEMSTASIVVWTLRMPRVFVAIIAGATLAISGAIFQAVTRNELASPFVLGVSSGAGFAVLATLVVFSGLTPFLPLIAALGGTVAFLTVYSIAWKGGTSPVRLVLAGVVVNMIFQSLQQGLFFFADDLGVVQTAIAWLTGSLTGTGWEEVRIAILPAAVAIAIALAGARQLNVLMLGESTARSLGMRVERVRFSLSAVAIVAASAAIAVAGIVSFFGLVVPHIVRNTVGGDYRRLMIGCLFAGPALMVSADVGARLALGGAQMPVGVVTGLIGGPYFLYLMRKQQSMGEL; encoded by the coding sequence ATGGGAGAAGCGCAGTCGGTCGAGGGGCACAGGTCCGCCCGAGAGCGGGAGGGATGGGTAACCGGGCGGCTCGTCCTCTTTTGTCTGGCGAGTACGGTCATCACCGTCGTCGCCGGACTCGTCCAGGTGAGCTTCGGGGAGTACTCGATGACGTTCCTCGAGGCCTGGCAGGCGGTGTTCGAACCCAGCGTGATATTCAACCTCCACGCCTGGTCGGCGTTCCTCTTCGGGACGGACCTGCCGGAGATGAGTACCGCGAGCATCGTCGTCTGGACCCTCCGAATGCCGCGGGTGTTCGTCGCGATCATCGCCGGCGCGACGCTTGCGATTTCCGGTGCGATCTTCCAAGCCGTGACGCGGAACGAACTGGCGAGTCCGTTCGTACTCGGAGTCAGTTCCGGCGCTGGATTCGCCGTGCTGGCGACGTTGGTCGTCTTTAGCGGCCTCACGCCGTTCCTGCCGCTGATCGCCGCCCTGGGCGGGACGGTCGCGTTCCTGACCGTCTACTCGATCGCCTGGAAGGGTGGGACGAGCCCCGTCCGACTCGTACTCGCGGGCGTCGTCGTAAACATGATCTTTCAGTCGCTCCAGCAGGGGCTGTTCTTCTTCGCGGACGATCTGGGCGTCGTCCAGACGGCGATCGCCTGGCTGACGGGGTCGCTCACGGGCACCGGCTGGGAAGAAGTACGGATCGCAATCCTGCCAGCAGCCGTGGCGATCGCGATCGCGCTCGCCGGTGCACGGCAGTTGAACGTCCTCATGTTGGGTGAAAGCACCGCTCGATCCCTCGGTATGCGCGTCGAACGGGTCCGGTTTTCTCTCTCGGCCGTCGCGATCGTGGCCGCCAGCGCCGCAATCGCCGTCGCCGGTATCGTCAGCTTCTTCGGCCTCGTCGTCCCCCACATCGTCCGGAACACGGTCGGTGGGGACTACCGACGCCTGATGATCGGGTGTCTCTTCGCCGGACCCGCACTGATGGTGTCCGCCGACGTCGGTGCGCGACTCGCGCTGGGTGGGGCCCAGATGCCCGTCGGCGTCGTCACTGGACTGATCGGTGGCCCGTATTTCCTCTATCTGATGCGGAAACAGCAATCGATGGGTGAGCTATAA
- a CDS encoding ABC transporter substrate-binding protein — MKTGAAITGLGMTAGCLGTQGTGDGESEYSVTMEPVGTVEFDSVPETWLPYTGDYADMGVALGRADGLVGIGLQSRYATHYYDELPGVSVEPDDLTELWDDGTGQEVFYELEADVHLIDPNFMINRLGWSREEVDEIADNVAPFVGNTVFSASYEWHDYPRYTLYEAFEKVAEVFQERERYEAFERLHDDVLADVQSRLPDERPEVAVLVPASAEPDAFYPYHIEDDTQSKHWADLQVDGALAANGVGDAQATSGTIDYETLLEIDPDVIAIRQQGETTESDFERGIVSFMRDHDVASELRAVRNDRVVYGGMTYQGPIIHLFQLERAAQGIYPDEFGGEELFDRQAVGDIVTGE; from the coding sequence ATGAAAACGGGAGCAGCGATCACCGGGCTCGGTATGACCGCTGGCTGTCTCGGCACGCAGGGGACGGGAGACGGCGAGAGCGAGTACTCCGTCACGATGGAGCCCGTCGGTACCGTCGAGTTCGACTCCGTGCCCGAGACGTGGCTCCCCTATACGGGGGATTACGCGGACATGGGCGTTGCACTCGGACGGGCCGACGGGCTGGTCGGAATCGGCTTGCAGAGCCGGTACGCAACCCACTACTACGACGAACTGCCGGGCGTCTCGGTCGAACCGGACGATCTGACCGAACTCTGGGACGACGGGACTGGACAGGAGGTGTTCTACGAACTCGAGGCCGATGTCCACCTCATCGATCCGAATTTCATGATCAACCGGCTTGGCTGGAGCCGAGAAGAGGTCGACGAAATCGCCGACAACGTCGCCCCGTTCGTCGGCAACACCGTCTTCTCGGCCAGTTACGAGTGGCACGACTACCCCCGCTACACCCTCTACGAGGCCTTCGAGAAGGTGGCGGAGGTCTTTCAGGAGCGAGAGCGCTACGAGGCGTTCGAACGGCTCCACGATGACGTGCTGGCCGACGTACAGTCCCGACTCCCCGACGAGCGGCCCGAGGTTGCGGTCCTCGTCCCCGCCTCGGCCGAGCCGGACGCGTTCTACCCGTACCACATCGAGGACGATACCCAGTCCAAACACTGGGCCGATCTGCAGGTCGACGGCGCACTCGCCGCGAACGGCGTCGGCGACGCGCAGGCGACGAGTGGCACCATCGACTACGAGACGTTGCTCGAGATCGATCCCGATGTCATCGCGATCAGACAGCAAGGGGAGACCACCGAGTCGGATTTCGAACGGGGGATCGTCTCGTTCATGCGCGATCACGATGTCGCGAGCGAACTCCGTGCGGTCCGGAACGACCGCGTCGTCTACGGTGGCATGACCTATCAGGGACCGATTATCCACCTGTTCCAACTCGAGCGGGCGGCACAGGGGATTTATCCCGACGAGTTCGGCGGCGAGGAACTGTTCGACCGGCAGGCCGTCGGCGATATCGTCACCGGCGAGTGA
- a CDS encoding beta clamp domain-containing protein, with translation MPEQIGSEDSLYVEIGSDVLDAVVNPPVELTKEKKAIFRWTEDKLVVGAMDGARVMSVTQTIESDEFDIYQVDLEDEELPIGVACGKVANLLEEADSNDTIKLELCNDTNKLDLSFGEVSYSLAPKEISSINEPPQNEIDHEITVWTHSGVFRRSNKILSMADEEIVFNFTDDGVYVSASGDADSAEINLEASDEDNQDGADIVFDEKKKELQARFSSDYIEYIPKFTPNGLFKSNFDSKNPLEINTRRVEEKILTQIRLAQRLQPEG, from the coding sequence ATGCCTGAACAAATTGGAAGTGAAGATAGTCTATATGTGGAGATTGGTTCTGACGTTTTAGATGCAGTAGTTAATCCCCCCGTCGAATTAACAAAGGAAAAGAAAGCCATCTTCCGCTGGACTGAAGACAAATTGGTCGTGGGTGCGATGGATGGCGCAAGAGTGATGAGTGTTACACAAACCATCGAATCTGATGAGTTTGATATATACCAGGTCGATCTAGAGGATGAAGAACTGCCAATAGGCGTAGCCTGCGGAAAAGTGGCGAATCTCCTTGAAGAAGCAGATAGTAACGATACTATCAAGTTGGAATTATGCAACGATACCAATAAGTTGGATCTTAGCTTCGGTGAGGTGAGTTACTCTTTGGCCCCTAAAGAAATATCTTCAATCAATGAACCTCCTCAAAATGAGATCGATCATGAAATAACGGTGTGGACCCATAGTGGTGTTTTTAGAAGATCAAACAAGATTCTTAGTATGGCTGATGAAGAGATAGTTTTCAATTTCACAGACGATGGGGTATACGTATCAGCATCAGGTGACGCTGATTCTGCTGAGATAAATTTGGAAGCCTCTGATGAAGATAATCAAGACGGAGCTGACATCGTTTTCGATGAAAAAAAGAAGGAACTCCAAGCAAGATTTTCCTCAGACTATATTGAGTATATCCCCAAGTTCACTCCTAATGGCCTTTTCAAATCGAACTTCGATTCTAAAAACCCTTTAGAAATTAATACAAGACGAGTAGAAGAGAAGATATTGACCCAAATACGGTTGGCTCAGCGGTTACAACCGGAAGGGTAA
- a CDS encoding ABC transporter substrate-binding protein, translating to MSNEPTWTRRNVLRTSGTIAGVSALAGCISGDGPDDEGDVDPYTVSMPPVGDVEFESVPETWAAGTADWADMGIALGQEPPVGLYIAGRLHSGYYDDIPDVSVGPDDIDTLWDDEFGPEKFIGLAEDVDALVMDPNFLTGRADWSGDAIERIESTGTPFFGNSITSRGYSWHEDYDYLTMYEAFEKLAEVFQEQERYDEFETLHDEFQSELENVVPSSDRPEVAVLYPQIADDSFLPYTIDESTSYKHLRDLGVEDALANSDVQNFHNTRGSIDYETLLEVNPEYILLRTEQYLSEEEFQQNYIEPIQSHDAGQKLTAVQNDNVYKTVPFYQGPIINLVAAQRLAEQLYDVDEQLYDPQEVSDIVNGDF from the coding sequence ATGAGTAACGAACCGACGTGGACGCGGCGCAACGTGCTTCGAACGAGCGGGACCATCGCTGGCGTGAGCGCGTTGGCCGGCTGTATCAGCGGTGACGGACCGGACGACGAGGGCGATGTCGATCCGTACACGGTCTCGATGCCGCCGGTCGGCGACGTCGAGTTCGAGTCGGTCCCCGAGACGTGGGCCGCCGGCACCGCGGATTGGGCAGACATGGGGATCGCACTAGGTCAGGAGCCGCCGGTGGGACTCTATATCGCGGGGCGGTTACATAGTGGGTATTACGACGACATTCCTGACGTGAGCGTCGGCCCCGACGATATCGATACGCTCTGGGACGACGAGTTCGGCCCCGAGAAGTTCATCGGCCTTGCCGAGGACGTGGACGCCCTGGTCATGGATCCGAACTTCCTCACGGGACGGGCCGACTGGAGCGGCGACGCCATCGAGCGGATCGAATCGACGGGGACGCCGTTCTTCGGGAACAGTATCACCTCTCGGGGCTACTCGTGGCATGAGGACTACGACTACCTCACGATGTACGAGGCCTTCGAGAAACTCGCCGAAGTCTTCCAGGAACAGGAACGATACGACGAGTTCGAGACGCTACACGACGAGTTCCAGTCGGAACTCGAGAACGTCGTTCCCTCGAGCGATCGACCTGAGGTTGCAGTCCTGTACCCGCAGATAGCGGACGACTCGTTCCTCCCCTACACCATCGACGAGTCGACGAGTTACAAACATCTACGGGACCTCGGAGTCGAGGACGCGCTCGCGAACTCCGACGTCCAGAACTTCCACAACACCCGTGGATCGATCGACTACGAGACGCTCCTCGAAGTTAATCCGGAGTACATCCTGCTTCGTACCGAGCAATACCTCAGCGAGGAGGAGTTCCAGCAGAACTACATCGAACCGATACAGAGCCACGACGCCGGGCAGAAACTGACGGCCGTCCAGAACGACAACGTATACAAGACCGTCCCGTTCTATCAGGGCCCGATCATCAACCTCGTCGCCGCTCAGCGGTTGGCCGAACAGCTCTACGACGTCGACGAACAGCTCTACGACCCGCAGGAAGTCAGCGACATCGTCAACGGCGACTTCTAA
- a CDS encoding DUF7504 family protein: MDPLTPAAIEPPANLLLVHPDCDEPDACEQLCHEGAETARLIVTFGDETPEPPAADDVDGKRGLLTIGDVLADSGTESSPDFDETVVTDSVTDPTDLSKIGVAISRFCKHWSAAGEDIAVCFDSLDALLRHTSPEAVFQFAHVLTNRLANVDAYAHFHFDPTRHEDRVVSTFGTIFDEVVADDDTDESLPEATDEEVADLLAEWEDEASDDLEPAADSEATDEEIARTLSR; this comes from the coding sequence ATGGATCCGCTTACGCCAGCCGCGATCGAGCCGCCGGCGAACCTCCTGCTCGTCCATCCCGACTGCGACGAGCCCGACGCCTGCGAACAACTGTGTCACGAGGGTGCGGAGACGGCGCGACTCATAGTGACCTTCGGGGACGAGACACCGGAGCCGCCGGCCGCGGACGACGTCGATGGCAAGCGAGGCCTGCTCACCATCGGGGACGTGCTGGCCGATTCGGGGACCGAGTCGTCCCCCGACTTCGACGAGACAGTCGTCACCGACTCGGTCACCGATCCGACCGACCTCTCCAAGATCGGCGTCGCCATCAGTCGGTTCTGCAAGCACTGGTCCGCGGCCGGCGAGGATATCGCCGTCTGTTTCGACTCGCTGGACGCACTCCTCCGGCATACCTCGCCCGAGGCGGTCTTCCAGTTCGCACACGTCCTCACGAACCGGCTGGCGAACGTCGACGCCTACGCCCACTTTCACTTCGATCCCACCCGTCACGAGGACCGGGTCGTCTCGACGTTCGGAACGATCTTCGACGAGGTCGTCGCCGACGACGACACCGACGAGTCGCTCCCGGAAGCGACCGATGAAGAGGTCGCCGACCTTCTGGCCGAATGGGAGGACGAAGCAAGCGACGACCTCGAGCCCGCGGCGGACTCGGAGGCCACCGACGAGGAGATCGCGCGAACCCTCAGCCGATAG
- a CDS encoding methyl-accepting chemotaxis protein: MGILSWETVPGVRRSYALRFFAALVAILVVIGAFGGSIYAHTGTELESEVESQLVGDAKQDADRLDIWFRSTERQLESLPRSAAFRGDDRVAIADSLTRLTDRSAVEGAYYVESDGTVRVDAGTDAVVDDDRTVSPAVADRLSNAAADGSQVVFSEAFETGDGRPAMLAISQVPGESDRALVALVDLESLSRYMVGGDDTNEVVVTDASGTVVLAEDRSLLLGNDTVAPTGAGDDAGTTSIEGEDDETLVGYADLGNADWTLTTRVPASQAYSLQSDISNWILAMLAVTFGGILVLGATVGRSTARSLRSLSDRAAAIEDGDLEEPVESDRSDELGELHRSLDRMRRSLRDRLEETEAARAEAERARSESETFSRHLERTADEYGATMQTCAEGDLTRRLEPDTESEAMATVAREFNAMMDDIEATVAAARAFADAVDDAAASTADGVVEVQSASQQVTTSVQEIADGAERQSDRLASISTEIDELSTTTEEIAATSSQVATLAERTATTSTDARRAARRAIEGMNAIEDEADAAVAEVDRLEAEIEAIDDLLEFIGGVTQETNLLALNASIEAARSSSDDAEFTAVADQVKSLAADTQEAAEDVEERLERVSRRTEAVAAVVRETDDRIADHREAVETTVGALEEISDYAAETNDGVQEISAATQQQAGATQGLVSMTDDVTAISEETSAEAETVAAAAEEQTSSLAAVSRTATSLSDRARELTDSLSTFEVDAEPADAVPGDAADGAEGEPLAVDDYAADSDADERRAADESSAKRPFDWLEAQ, from the coding sequence ATGGGGATACTTTCGTGGGAGACCGTGCCGGGAGTCCGCCGCAGCTACGCGCTCCGGTTCTTCGCCGCGCTCGTCGCCATCCTCGTGGTGATCGGGGCGTTCGGGGGCAGTATCTACGCACACACCGGGACCGAACTCGAGTCCGAGGTCGAATCGCAGTTGGTCGGCGACGCGAAACAGGACGCCGATCGGCTCGACATCTGGTTCCGGTCGACCGAACGGCAGCTGGAATCGCTGCCCAGATCGGCGGCGTTTCGCGGCGACGACCGGGTCGCGATCGCCGATTCGCTCACCCGCCTGACCGACCGGTCCGCCGTCGAAGGTGCCTACTACGTCGAGTCGGACGGGACGGTCCGCGTCGACGCCGGGACGGACGCGGTCGTCGACGACGACCGGACCGTCAGTCCGGCGGTCGCCGACCGGCTCTCGAACGCGGCGGCGGACGGGTCACAAGTCGTCTTTTCCGAGGCGTTCGAGACGGGCGACGGGCGACCGGCGATGCTCGCGATCAGTCAGGTCCCGGGCGAGTCCGACCGGGCCCTCGTTGCGCTCGTCGACCTCGAGTCGCTGTCCCGGTACATGGTCGGGGGCGACGACACGAACGAGGTCGTCGTCACCGACGCGAGCGGGACGGTCGTCCTCGCCGAGGACCGCTCGCTGTTGCTCGGAAACGATACGGTCGCGCCGACGGGTGCCGGTGACGACGCCGGAACCACGTCGATCGAGGGCGAGGACGACGAGACGCTCGTTGGATACGCGGACCTCGGGAACGCGGACTGGACGCTGACGACCCGCGTGCCGGCCTCGCAGGCCTACTCGCTGCAGTCGGATATCTCGAACTGGATTCTCGCGATGCTCGCGGTCACCTTCGGGGGGATACTCGTCCTCGGCGCGACCGTCGGCCGGTCGACGGCCCGATCGCTCCGGTCGCTGTCCGACCGCGCGGCCGCGATCGAGGACGGCGATCTCGAGGAGCCGGTCGAGTCGGACCGGAGCGACGAACTCGGGGAGCTGCACCGCTCGCTCGACCGAATGCGTCGCTCCCTGCGCGATCGCCTCGAGGAGACCGAGGCTGCTCGGGCCGAGGCCGAACGGGCCCGTTCGGAGTCCGAGACGTTCTCCCGGCACCTCGAGCGGACGGCCGACGAGTACGGCGCGACGATGCAAACCTGTGCTGAGGGCGATCTCACGCGGCGGCTCGAGCCCGATACCGAGAGCGAGGCGATGGCAACGGTCGCCCGCGAGTTCAACGCGATGATGGACGACATCGAGGCGACGGTCGCCGCTGCACGGGCCTTCGCCGACGCGGTCGACGACGCGGCCGCGTCGACGGCCGACGGCGTCGTCGAGGTGCAGTCGGCCTCTCAGCAGGTGACGACGTCGGTCCAGGAGATCGCCGATGGGGCCGAGCGCCAGAGCGACCGGCTCGCGTCGATCAGCACCGAGATCGACGAGCTGTCGACGACGACCGAGGAGATCGCGGCGACCTCCTCGCAGGTTGCCACCCTCGCGGAACGGACCGCGACCACGAGTACCGACGCCCGCCGGGCCGCTCGCCGCGCCATCGAGGGGATGAACGCCATCGAGGACGAGGCCGACGCGGCCGTGGCCGAGGTCGACCGCCTCGAAGCGGAGATCGAGGCGATCGACGACCTCCTCGAGTTCATCGGCGGGGTCACTCAGGAGACGAACCTGCTGGCACTCAACGCGAGTATCGAGGCCGCCCGCTCGAGTTCCGACGACGCGGAGTTCACGGCCGTCGCCGACCAGGTCAAGTCACTCGCTGCGGACACTCAGGAAGCCGCCGAAGACGTCGAGGAGCGCCTCGAGCGGGTCAGCCGCCGGACCGAAGCGGTCGCGGCCGTCGTCCGCGAGACCGACGACCGGATCGCCGACCACCGCGAGGCGGTCGAGACCACGGTCGGAGCGCTCGAGGAGATCTCGGACTACGCCGCGGAGACCAACGACGGCGTCCAGGAGATCTCGGCGGCGACCCAGCAACAGGCCGGGGCGACCCAGGGGCTCGTCTCGATGACCGACGACGTGACGGCGATCAGTGAGGAGACCAGCGCGGAGGCGGAGACGGTCGCGGCGGCCGCGGAGGAACAGACGTCGTCGCTCGCCGCGGTGTCCCGGACCGCGACGTCGCTGTCGGACCGTGCGCGGGAACTCACGGACTCGCTGTCGACCTTCGAGGTCGACGCCGAGCCGGCGGACGCCGTTCCGGGCGACGCCGCGGACGGGGCCGAGGGCGAACCGCTGGCGGTCGACGATTACGCGGCCGACTCGGACGCCGATGAGCGCAGGGCCGCGGACGAATCGTCGGCCAAGCGGCCGTTCGACTGGCTCGAGGCGCAGTAG
- a CDS encoding cupin domain-containing protein, with the protein MTEPLLRRGADLEYETVDAADGLEKAVLLNDDHGAPTFAIRRFVLEPGAEVPKHTNDVEHEQYVLAGEYTVGLEDEEYEVEAGDSLLIPAGTVHWYRNESDRPGAFICAVPNGDDEIELLE; encoded by the coding sequence ATGACCGAGCCACTGCTTCGCCGCGGCGCGGACCTCGAGTACGAGACCGTCGACGCGGCCGACGGCCTCGAGAAGGCCGTCCTGCTCAACGACGACCACGGCGCGCCGACGTTTGCGATCCGGCGGTTCGTCCTCGAGCCCGGCGCCGAGGTCCCGAAACACACCAACGACGTCGAACACGAACAGTACGTCCTCGCGGGCGAGTACACCGTAGGACTCGAGGACGAGGAGTACGAGGTCGAAGCCGGCGACTCGCTGCTCATCCCGGCGGGAACGGTCCACTGGTACCGCAACGAGAGCGACCGGCCGGGCGCGTTCATCTGTGCGGTGCCAAACGGCGACGACGAAATCGAGTTGCTCGAGTAA
- a CDS encoding ABC transporter ATP-binding protein translates to MSRTQQSADREQERITDDDGNAVESALVGDDLELSYPTSEETIVDCARLDIPEGAVTALVGPNGSGKSTLLKALSKHLEPNAGSVQIHGKDLDAFSRKELAREMGVLSQENDSLGSISVEDLIYHGRYPHRGFFDGVSEEDQQAVERAIELAGIDHLRESELGQLSGGQKQLAWIAMVLAQDTDVLLLDEPTTFLDIHHQFRVLETIRQLNEERGVTVAVILHDISQAARFADYLVAMCDGELYDWGPPEEVVTEQLLADVFGVEATVEYEPELQVLPKRALPDSRT, encoded by the coding sequence ATGTCACGCACACAGCAGAGCGCGGATCGAGAACAGGAGCGGATCACCGACGACGACGGCAACGCGGTCGAAAGCGCACTGGTCGGCGACGACCTCGAACTCAGTTATCCGACGAGCGAGGAAACCATCGTCGACTGCGCGCGCCTCGACATCCCCGAGGGAGCGGTGACCGCGCTTGTTGGACCCAACGGCAGCGGGAAGAGTACCCTTCTGAAGGCGCTCTCGAAGCATCTCGAGCCGAACGCGGGGTCCGTACAGATACACGGCAAGGACCTCGATGCGTTCAGTCGCAAGGAACTGGCGCGCGAAATGGGTGTCCTCTCGCAGGAGAACGACTCGCTCGGCTCGATCTCGGTCGAGGACCTCATCTATCACGGCCGCTACCCGCATCGGGGCTTTTTCGACGGCGTCAGCGAGGAGGACCAGCAAGCGGTCGAACGTGCGATCGAGTTGGCGGGGATCGACCACCTCCGGGAGTCGGAACTCGGTCAGCTGAGCGGCGGGCAGAAGCAACTGGCCTGGATCGCCATGGTGCTGGCACAGGACACCGACGTCCTGTTGCTCGACGAGCCGACCACGTTTCTGGACATTCACCACCAGTTCCGCGTCCTCGAGACGATTCGACAACTGAACGAGGAACGGGGCGTTACGGTCGCGGTCATTCTCCACGACATCTCACAGGCGGCCCGGTTCGCGGACTATCTGGTCGCGATGTGCGACGGCGAACTCTACGACTGGGGGCCGCCCGAGGAAGTCGTGACGGAACAGTTGCTCGCCGATGTCTTCGGCGTCGAGGCCACCGTCGAGTACGAGCCCGAACTGCAGGTACTGCCGAAGCGGGCGCTTCCGGACAGCCGGACGTGA
- a CDS encoding DEAD/DEAH box helicase has protein sequence MSKQVQQVETIFCHETGDDYLVVVERDGKRLFRAKLGLSETSAGPRPAKFRLKQGSSEEPRQPDEFVELARRAKRIRISEQTSAAGRQDLREMLAGYQLEDKTKTVRTCRYCAGAGRYSPITTDTAVKDDDDWICRDCARQELERQLSFSGGGAVSGAAKERLEDLMMEVQDLERIVNLLKGRLDPDLTKFDTISATTDEVDPVRTDSLNLHPGLQNLLEDRFDTLLPVQSLSVEHGLFEGDDQLVVSATATGKTLVGELAGINRVLNDKGTMLFLVPLVALANQKYEDFQDEYGHLVDVSIRVGASRIADEGERFDPEADVIVGTYEGIDHALRTGKEMGDIGTVVIDEVHTLKEEDRGHRLDGLISRLKYTCEQRAKRRDDYGGAQWVYLSATVGNPEHLAEVLESTLIEFEERPVPIERHVTFADGQEKVRVENKLVKREFDTESSKGYRGQTIIFTNSRRRCHEISRKLDYSAAPYHAGLDYKRRKEVERKFGEQELSAVVTTAALAAGVDFPASQVVFDSLAMGIEWLSVQEFHQMLGRAGRPDYHDEGKVYVLVEPDTAYHNSMEMTEDEVAFKLLKGEMESVMTHYDEAAAVEETLANVAVGGKAAKALNDRMLGEVPTKHAIGKLLEYDFIDGFEPTPLGQVVTEHFLAPGQAFTLLDGIRKDAHPYELVADIELRDAEL, from the coding sequence GTGTCGAAGCAGGTCCAGCAGGTCGAAACGATCTTCTGTCACGAAACGGGCGACGACTACCTCGTCGTCGTCGAACGTGACGGCAAACGGCTATTCCGCGCGAAACTCGGACTCTCGGAGACTTCGGCCGGGCCACGCCCCGCGAAGTTCCGGCTGAAACAGGGCTCGAGCGAGGAGCCCCGCCAGCCCGACGAGTTCGTCGAACTGGCCCGCCGAGCCAAGCGGATCCGTATCTCCGAACAGACCTCCGCCGCGGGCCGACAGGACCTGCGGGAGATGCTCGCGGGCTACCAGCTCGAGGACAAGACCAAGACCGTCCGGACCTGCCGGTACTGTGCCGGCGCGGGGCGGTACTCGCCGATCACGACCGACACCGCCGTCAAGGACGATGACGACTGGATCTGTCGCGACTGCGCTCGGCAGGAACTCGAGCGCCAACTGTCCTTTTCCGGCGGTGGCGCGGTCTCGGGTGCCGCAAAGGAACGCCTCGAGGACCTCATGATGGAGGTCCAGGACTTAGAGCGGATCGTCAACCTCCTCAAGGGGCGGCTCGATCCCGATCTGACGAAGTTCGATACCATCTCGGCGACGACCGACGAGGTCGACCCCGTCCGGACCGACTCGCTGAACCTGCATCCAGGCCTGCAGAACTTACTCGAGGACCGGTTCGATACCTTGCTACCGGTCCAGAGCCTCTCGGTCGAACACGGTCTCTTTGAGGGCGACGACCAGCTCGTCGTCTCCGCGACGGCGACCGGGAAGACCCTGGTCGGCGAACTGGCCGGCATCAACCGCGTGTTGAACGATAAGGGGACGATGCTCTTTCTCGTGCCCCTCGTGGCGCTGGCAAACCAGAAGTACGAGGACTTCCAGGACGAGTACGGCCACCTCGTCGACGTCTCCATTCGCGTGGGCGCGAGCCGGATCGCCGACGAGGGCGAACGGTTCGATCCCGAGGCCGACGTCATCGTCGGCACCTACGAGGGGATCGACCACGCCCTGCGGACGGGCAAGGAGATGGGCGACATCGGGACCGTCGTCATCGACGAGGTCCACACCCTGAAAGAGGAAGACCGGGGCCACCGGCTGGACGGGCTGATCTCCCGACTCAAGTACACCTGCGAGCAGCGCGCGAAGCGCCGCGACGACTACGGCGGCGCACAGTGGGTCTACCTCTCGGCGACGGTCGGCAACCCCGAACACCTCGCCGAGGTACTCGAGTCGACACTCATCGAGTTCGAGGAGCGGCCGGTCCCGATCGAGCGCCACGTCACCTTCGCCGACGGCCAGGAGAAAGTCAGGGTGGAGAACAAACTCGTCAAACGCGAGTTCGATACGGAATCGTCGAAGGGGTATCGCGGCCAGACGATTATCTTCACCAACTCCCGGCGGCGCTGTCACGAAATCTCGCGCAAACTCGATTACTCGGCCGCGCCCTACCACGCTGGCTTGGACTACAAACGCCGCAAGGAAGTCGAGCGCAAGTTCGGCGAACAGGAGCTGTCGGCGGTCGTCACGACCGCCGCGCTCGCAGCCGGTGTCGACTTTCCCGCCTCGCAGGTGGTCTTCGACTCGCTGGCGATGGGGATCGAATGGCTCTCGGTCCAGGAGTTCCACCAGATGCTCGGACGAGCCGGACGGCCGGACTACCACGACGAGGGGAAGGTGTACGTGCTGGTCGAACCCGACACCGCCTACCACAACTCGATGGAGATGACCGAGGACGAGGTCGCGTTCAAGCTCCTCAAGGGGGAGATGGAGTCCGTGATGACCCACTACGACGAGGCCGCCGCCGTTGAGGAGACCCTCGCGAACGTCGCGGTCGGCGGCAAGGCCGCAAAGGCCCTGAACGACCGCATGCTCGGCGAGGTGCCCACGAAACACGCCATCGGAAAACTGCTCGAGTACGACTTCATCGACGGCTTCGAGCCCACGCCGCTAGGACAGGTCGTCACCGAACACTTCCTCGCGCCCGGCCAAGCGTTTACCCTGCTCGATGGCATCCGGAAGGACGCCCACCCCTACGAACTCGTCGCCGACATCGAGTTACGCGACGCGGAGCTGTGA
- a CDS encoding pro-sigmaK processing inhibitor BofA family protein: protein MTGLEILVLVAVLALVLVAAQLVRAASPFIVNAIVGLVVLYLAQAVFGLAIAITPVVIAIVALGGLPGSIVVIVLSVLEIAFV, encoded by the coding sequence ATGACCGGCCTCGAGATTCTGGTGTTGGTGGCAGTCCTTGCACTCGTCCTCGTTGCGGCCCAACTCGTCAGGGCGGCCAGCCCATTCATCGTCAACGCGATCGTTGGCCTCGTCGTCTTGTACCTCGCCCAGGCGGTCTTCGGCCTCGCGATCGCGATCACGCCGGTCGTCATCGCCATCGTCGCCCTCGGCGGCCTTCCCGGTTCGATCGTCGTGATCGTCCTGTCGGTCCTCGAGATCGCGTTCGTCTGA